The genomic region AGATGCTGTTGACCAGTACGACTGTTACCACGGTGTTCAGTGACAGCGGGAGCGTGATCAGCCCGAAGATCCGGTACGGCCCTGCTCCGCCCCGTTCAGGGAGTGGACGACTGGCTGACACTGATCTCCACCGGACAGGCGATGGGGATGTCCTCGGAGGCGACGGCGACGCAGTACCCGAGGCCCGGTGTGGTCTACAAGGTTGTCCGGGACGCCCCGCCCATTTCCGTGTACCTCGCATACTGGAAAGACGATCCGTCGGTGCTCATCTCCGACTTTGCCCGCCTGGCGCGGCAAGGCTTATGACGACGGCGACGCCCGCTGACCGGGGGCGGGCTCCACCGAGCTTCCTTCCGCGGATCGGGCTTGTTCCGCTGATCGAGATTGTCGAGATCAACGCGCCTTGCCCCGTCCCCTGAGCGGGGGGACACTGGAAAAAACTATGCGAAAGGAGTTTGTCGTGCGCAAGAGAACAGCCTGGATTGTTGGAGCCGCCGTTGCTGCGGTAGCTCTGGGAGGTGCATCGGTTGCAGCCGCTTCCGTCAACCCCTTCGACGACGACACGACCACGACCGGTGGCACACAGCAGCCGCTGAACCAGGCCGATCGGGACAAAGCAGTCGACGCCGCAATGGCCAAGGTGGGCTCCGGGCAGGTTACGGAGGTCGAGCGGGGTGACAGCGCTGGTTCGTCCTATGAAGTGGAGATCCGGAAGAGCGACGGGTCCGAGGTGGAAGTCAACATCGGCGCCAACTTCCAGGTGCTAAGCCAGGGCGCCGACGACTGACCGGCGCACGCAGAGCCACGTCGGTCAGCTGTTACCGGGGTGGACGAGGCTGTCGGAGTCTTGTTGATTTGCCGGTGCGTCTGCGAGTCCCGTCGGCGAAACGTCGAAGTCGTGGATGCTTTGGCGTTCGGTAGTGGCGGGGGAGATGCTGCTGGGAGCACATCCTCCAGCACGGGGCCGCCGTGAAAACGGCCGCCGGGATCCTGGCCTTCGCCCGGGACTGACCGGCCGGGATGGGAGGCTAGGCGGGTGCCTGGGCCCGCACGGAGGTGCGCTCCACGGTGGGGCAGTTTATTTTTGCGGCTGCGTTGACAGGTGGTTCTTCCAGGCCCAGCAGGATCCGCACGCCGGCGGCCCCTAGTTCATAGTGGGGGAGCGCCACCGTGGAAAGCGGCGGGCGGAGGTGCGCTGCGATGACTTCCTGGTTGTCGAATCCGACCACCGCCATGTCGTCCGGGATGGACAGTCCCTGCTCGCGCAGGCCGTCGTAGAGGCCCATCGCCATCCGGTCGTTGTAGCAGTAGACGGCGGAGACGTCGCGTTTCAGCAGCTCTTGCGTGGCTGCATATCCGCCTTCCTGGTCGGGGTAGCCTTCCAGGACCAGGTCCGGGTCGAAGGGAACGCCCGCGTCTTCCAAGGCGCGTTTGTAGCCCTGGAGGCGTCCGTCTTTGGCGGGAGCAGGGATGGTTGCATTGATGAACGCGATCCGGCGGTGGCCGTGCCCCAGCAGGATCTCGGTTGCCGAACGGCCGCCCTGTGCCTCGTCAGGCACGACGGCCCGGGTGCCGGGCTCCTTCGAGAAGCAGTTGACGAGGACGAAGTCCGCCTCGTGGAGGGACGCCGGCACGTCCGTTTCCCGGTGGAACCACGTGGAATAGAGGATGCCGCGTACCTTGTACTCAAGCATCATCGTTATGGCGTCCTTCTCGAGTTCCGCGTTGCCTTCGGTGTTGGCAATCAGGAGAGCATAGCCGTGCTTCCAGGCCTCGTCCTGCGCCCCGTGGATGATCTGGCCGGCGAAAGGTGTGGTGGCGATGGCGTCAGCGACCAGCCCGATGAACCGGGAACTGCCGCTGACCAGTGTCTGGGCCAGGGCATTGGGCCGGTAGCCCAGCTTGTTGATCGCGTCGCGGACCCGTTTGCGGGTCTCGGCGGAGATGCGGGCGTCCTTTTTCTTATTGACCACCAGGGAGACAGTCGCCGTCGATACGCCGGCCTCCTCGGCTACCTGACGAAGGGTGACGGGGTGGGCGCGTTCGGGTGTCCTCGGGGACCGCGCACCGGTGACGGGACCGCCCGAACTTTTCTCCCTCGAAATCATCTGCCCTCCGTCAGGAGTATATCCGTCTACCGCGGCCGTCATCCCTTCGTCGCTCCGCTCTCCAGATCCTGGATCATCGCCTTGTTCAGCACGAGGAAGACCAGCAGCAGCGGGGTGATGGTGACGCAGACGGCGGCGAAGGTTGCGGTCCAGTCGACCTTGCCCATGGCGCCGATGTAGTTCTGCAGGCCCAGCGGAATCGTCTTCAGTTCCTCTGACAGGACGAAGGTGTTGGCGAAGATGAAGTCGTTCCAGATAAAGATGCTGTTGACCAGTACGACTGTCACCACGGTGTTCAGTGACAGCGGGAGCGTGATCAGCCCGAAGATCCGGTACGGCCCTGCTCCGTCCAGTGAGGCCGCCTCATATGTTTCCCGGGGGATGTATTCGAAGAACGAGGAGAACAGGTAGACCGACATTGGCAGGGAGAACCCGGCCAACGGAATGATCATGGACTGGTAGGTGTCGAGCAGGTTCACCGTGGAGTAGTCGATGAACAAGGGCACCAGCGCGATCTGGACGGGAACGATGATGCCGATCATGAACAGCCCGCGGACCAGGCGGCTGAGCCGGAAGCCGAGCACCTGGATTGCGTAGGCGGCCATCATGCCCAGCAGTACGATCAGGATGTTCGCGCCCATTGTGACGATGAAGCTGTTGAGGATATTCCTGCCAAGGTCGCCGGTTTCGAAAGCCCGGGCGTAGTTCTCCCAGGTGAGTGCCTTGGGCAGGCCGAAGGGGTCCCCGGCGGCGAAGTCGTCTTCGCTGCGAAGACTGGTCAGGAACAGCCAGGCAAGCGGGTAGACCTGGACGATGACGATGAGTGCAACCAGGACGCGCGACAGGGTCTTGAAGGCGCTCGGCCGCCGGCGCCGCCGGGAGGCTGCCGGAGGGGGCGCCGGGCGGTGGGTGGCGGCGGGTGCTGTCTGGGTGATCATGACTCTGCCTTCCGCTTGAGCATGAAGAGGATGAGGCCGACGGCGACGAGGCACTCGATCACGATGAACACGGAGATGGTGCTGGCGTACCCGAAGTCGGTGCTGGTGAACGCTGTTTTGTACATGTAGGTGGTGAGGAGTTCCGAGGACTGGCCGGGGCCGCCGTTGGTCATGAGGTAAGGGATGTCGAAGCCGCGGAGCCCGTAGGTGGTGGCCATGATGGTGGTGGTGATCCACACGGGACGGATAAAGGGGAACCGGATCTTGGTGAAAAGCGTCCAGCGGGAGGCGCCATCCAGGACGGCGGCTTCTTCCAGCTCCTTCGGGACGGCCATCAGCGCTGCGTAGATGATGAGCATGTACAGTCCGGTGAACCGCCATCCCTCGGGGCGGAGACTGCTGCGAGGACGGTGTTGACGTCGGACAGCCAGGCGCGTTCCAGGCTGCCAAGGCCGATCCAATGAAGGAGCTGGTTAAGCAGGCCTACGGGGTCGATGGAGTAAATGCGCACGAAGAGGAAGGCGATCGCGACGGTCGAGATGACAGCCGGCAGAAGGTAGAGCGTCTTGATGAGTTCGCGGCCGCGGCGCAGCGAGGTGAGCAGGCTCGCCACGAGCAGGGCGCCACCCAGCTGAAGGACCAGGCAGATGGCCAGGTAGCCGAGGGCGTTGATGAATGAGCGCCAGAAGATGTCATCGGTGGTGAACATCCGAACATAGTTGGCCAGTCCCACGAACTCCATGTCGCCGATGCCGTTCCAGGAGAAGAAGCTGAGGAACAGGGACTGGAGGATCGGGAACAGCACGGCTGCGCCGTAGAGCAGCAGGGGCGGGAGCAGGAAGACCAGAACTGAGAGCCGGGATCTGTTGGGCAGCATGAGGGGCCTTTCGGGCGGGGGACCGGGGTCCCCCGCCGCTAGGGGTTACTTGAAGAACTTGGGTGCGTTCTGCGCGACGGTGCTGTCCATCGTGCTGGTGAACTGCTCGGGCGTGATGTCGCCCTGGACGAGGAGCACGAGCTCCTGCTGGAGCCGGCCGTTAGTGGTCGGATCGAGCTGGGTGTCCCACGGCATGGCCTGCTTGTCCCCGAGGTCGCCGGCCTTCTCGACGGCCTTCCTGTACAACGGGGTGGCGTTGGCGGGTATGGCGGTCTCGACGTTAGTGGTCGGTGAGAGCGCGCCGGTTGCTGCGTATTGGGCCGGGTACTTCTCCAGGGCGAACTTGAGGAAGTCACTCACGAGCGGGTCGTAGGTCTTGGCGTTCACCGCCATGCCGATGCCTGACGGGGACACGAATTCGTTGGCGGCGGTGGCGGATCCCTCCGTGGTGGGCAGGGTGATGAAGTCAATGTCATTCCGCACGGCGGAGCTCAGCTTGTCAGTGGCCAGGCTCGGCAGTTCCCACGTGCCGATGTTGTACATCGCCGCCTTGCCGGAGGTGAACTGGTTCTGGGCGTCGGAGTACCCCTGGGAGGAGAAGCCGTCCTGGAAGCACTTGGCCTTGCCAAGGGCGGCCAACCATTCGACGGCCTTCTGGCCTACGGGATCAGAGAACTTGGCCTCGCCCTTCTTCAGCTTCTGGATGAAGTCAGGGCCGGCTTCCCGGAACGGCTGGTAGGCGACGTAGCGTTCCAGAGGCCACTGGTCCTGGCCGTCAAGAGCGATCGGCGTGATGCCGGCTTTGCGCAGAGCCGTGCACATGGCGGGGATGTCGTTGAGCGACTTGGGTGCGGAGACTCCTGCCTTCTGCAGCAGTGCCTTGTTGTACCAGATGAACTCCAGTTCGAACTGGAACGGGATCATGTAGAGGGATCCATCGTCGAACCGCTGGTAGTCCAGTGCCCCGGGCCGGTAGTTGTCATAGACGTTGAGGGTCTTCAGCAGCTTCTCGCCGTCGAGCATCTTGCCCTGCTTGGCCAGTTGCTGGGCGAACGGGGTGGCGTCGGTGTCGAAGAGCTCTGGAAGCTTGTTGGCGGCCGCGAGGGTTTCGAGCTTTTGGATGTAGGAGGGCCTGTCCGGGGTGGTGATCAGGTTCAGCGAGAAGCCAGGGTGGTCGTTGGCGTAATCGGCGGCCAGCTTCTTCATGATGTTGATGACCGGGCCGTCAGCCGGCCGGAGAGCAGCCAGGAGATTTCGCGGGGCTTGATTTCGCCGGTGGGGGTCACATTGGAGGGGTTGCTGGCCCCTCCGCTGCCGCAGCCTGCCACGGCCAGGGCGGTGACAGCGACTACGGCGGCTGTGCGGAGCAGTTTTTTCATTGCGGCAATCTTCCTTGATTGGAACGGAGGTTGAAGATGGAGAGGTATTTAGTTGTTTGAGCGCTGACGTATTTCAAGTTCGGAGAGGGTGGCGGATCCTTCGCCGGCGAAGACGCCGATCCGGTTGCCGGGCAGGCCGTACATCCGGGTGCTGAGACTGACCTGCCGGTCCACGACGGCGACGCACAGGTCGCCGTCGACGATGACTTCAAGCGTGTGGCTACCGGGGCTGAGGTCGCAGGGGCGTTCGAGTTCAATGTCGAAGGGGACGTCGCCTGAGACGTGCCACTGGGCGTCGCCGGTGACCTTCCGCGGCCACCGGTCAAAGACCACGCGGCCGCGTTTCGGTTCCAGCCGCAGGATGTAGGACTGGTCGCCGTCGGCGCTGGAGCGCAGCAGCAGTCCGCACTCGGTGGTGCCGCCCGCAATGTCCAGGACCGCCTTGGCGTAAAACTGCCGGGGCAGGTCCTCAGCGGAGATGATGGCTGCATACCCGTCCGGGACGTCCAGCCTAGCGGGCAGTTCCTTGTTATCGAGAACCGGAACTTTGTCCCAGAAGCTATCCACCAGTTCATCCGGGAAGGAGAAACCCAGCGTGCCGTCCGGGTTCTGGCGCGCTTCGAGCACTGACATGGTTCCCGCCCACTGCCAGGGGCCGTCGTCGTGGTTGTCCTCCTTGCTGGCAATCCATCCGAAGAAGAAGCGGCGCCCATCCCGCCCGGCTGTCTTGGAAGCGTAGAAGGCGCGGCCGTCGATGCTGTCCAGTACGGGCACCGACCAGGGGCCGTCGGGGCTTTTGGACATCCGGTACCGGGTGGTGAATGATTCCGAAAACTCGGAGTAAACCATGTACCACCAGTCGCCCCAGGCGAAAACATCCGGGCATTCATGGGTGATGTAGCGCCGGGGGTCCCAGAACGGTTCGGTGTGCTCCCAGCTCATGAGGTCGGAGGAGACACACTGGGCGATGACGCCGCGGCGGCGCTCCGGGCCTTCCTCGTGCCGTGCCGCCAGCAGCATCCGCCATTGCCCGGCTTCCCCGTCGCGGAAGACGAATGGGTCCCGCCAGTCCCCGGTCTCGAGCCCGGCGGGGGCGCCGAAGGTCAGCTCCGGGTGCTTGACCCAGGTCTTCATGCCATCGGTGCTGGTGGCATGCATGACCAGCTGCAGGGGCAGCCCGTCTGCGCCCAGGTTCCCCGGGTTTTGGCCAGTGTAGAACAGGTGGTGGGTCCCGTCGTCGTCACGCACAATGCTGCCGGTGTAGGCGTTGAAGTCCAGGTCATCTTCGGCGCCGTGGTGCAGCGACACCCCGTGGTCCTGAAACTGGACCAGGTCCCTGGTGGTCACCAGATTCCATGAGGTCCCCGGCTTCGGATCCGCCCGGACTTCGTGAAGGTAGAAGAGCCAGAACTCGCCGTCCTGCTCGTAAGGAATAAGATCCCCAACCCATCCGTCGGCGGGCTGGAAGAAGACTGAGTGATTCATCGGCGCTGATGTCCATTCTGCTAAAGCGTTTTATCACCTAGAAGGTAACCTGCTTCGGCAAACGTGATCAAGCGTTTTAGCAAAATAAAAGTCTGGCCACACATTTTTGGACGCCACGTTGAGGCCGGTGCTGATTAAACGCTTGACCTCATCGCCGTGACTAATCTACGTTCTGCTCAAACGATTAATCACGACGACGAGAGATTAGTCACGACGACGAGGTCACGATGAACCAACGAGGGTTCTACCAACCAGCAAATCCCCCAGCGCCCACCACGACCCATGAAATTTCTCGCCGCCATGTCCTGCAAGGCACAGGAGCGGGAGCACTAGGGTTGTTCATGGGTGGCAACGTGACTGGCACCGCGGCCCAGGCCCAAGGATCACTGCGCGCCGTGTACCACATGACCCCACCGTCCGGCTGGCTATGCGACCCGCAGCGCCCGGTGTACGTCAACGGCGTCTGCCACCTGTACTACCTGCACTCCGGAGAGAACAACGCCCCGGGCGGATGGGACCATGCAACAACCTCCGATGGTGTGGTCTTCGCCCACCACGGAGCCGCGCTGCCGCTGCAGACGAATTTTCCCGTTTGGTCGGGGTCGGCAGTGGTCGACACTGCCAACACCGCGGGTTTCGGCGCGGGTGCGATCGTCGCGCTTGCCACGCAGCCCACAGACGGCATCCGCAAGTACCAGGAGCAGTACCTGTACTGGTCAACCGACGGCGGTTACACCTTTACAGCACTCCCCGATCCGGTGATCGTCAACACCGACGGCCGGACTGCGATGACACCAGCAGAGATCGAGAATGCGGAATGGTTTCGCGACCCAAAGATCCACTGGGATGCGGCGCGCGGTGAGTGGGTGTGCGTAATCGGCCGCGCCCGATATGCAGCCTTCTATACCTCGTCCAATTTGCGGAACTGGCTGTTGAAACGCAACTTCGATTACCCGAACCACGCGCTTGGCGGGGTCGAGTGCCCCGACCTTTTCCAAATGACGGCCACTGACGGCACGCGGCACTGGGTGCTTGGCGCAAGCATGGACGCGTATACCGTCGGCCTGCCGATGACCTACGCATACTGGACAGGCGCCTGGGATGGCGAGCAATTTATTGCTGACGACCTAAGCCCCCAGTGGCTCGATTGGGGCTGGGACTGGTACGCCGCCATCACCTGGCCGGCGGCCGACGCTCCGGACGAGCGACGGTACGCGGTCGCCTGGATGAACAATTGGAAGTACGCCGCCCGCGATGTTCCCACGGATGCATCCGACGGGTACAACGGCCAGAACTCGATCGTGCGCGAGCTGCGCCTCGACCGTCAGCCGGGAGGCTGGTACAGCTTACTCAGCACCCCTATTGGGGCGCTCACAAACCACGTCAGCTCGACAACCGCGCTCCCCGATCGCACCGTGAACGGAAGTGGCGTACTGCCGTGGAACGGCCGCGCCTACGAGCTTGAACTCGACATCTCGTGGGATGCTGCCACAAACGTAGGGGTATCGGTGGGCCGCTCGGCCGATGGCACCCGCCACACGAACATCGGCAAGTACGGTGCCGAGCTGTATGTAGACCGGGCACCTTCGGACCAGGGTGGCTTCCCGCTCGTGCCGTACACGCGGGCTGCCGCACCAATCGACTCCGCGGCACGCTCAGTGCACCTGCGTATTTTCGTAGACACCCAGAGCGTTGAAGTGTTCGTAAATGGCGGGCACACAGTGCTCTCGCAGCAGGTGCACTTCGCAGCGGGTGACACTGGGATCTCGCTGTACACCGACGGCGGCGCTTCGAAGTTCTCGGGAATCACCATCCGTGAATTCGCTGCGGTCGGTGGCTAGTTTTGCTGACCACTCTTGGAACTGGTGCTTCCACCTCCGAGACGTGAGTCGCAGCATACGCGCCCCGTAGGCGAGGCGTGTCATCGCAGAGTCATACGAGACTCATACCTGAACCGCTGGAGCGCCGGAAGACCAACGGTTCGACGGTGCGCGAGGGATGCACCGGTGGTGTCAGGTTGGGGTGTACTTCAAGCTGTTGTTCGGTCAGCTGCAACGGACGCCAGTCGCGCAAGCGGCGGGTTTGCAAGACCTGATCAATGAGGCACTAACGGTACTTGTGACGAGGGATCGGGATGTCGTCCATTGACGCTTCCAGCGCGGTTAGGCGCTAGGGGTTCAGTGACCTCCGCAGTTGTTGCAGTGCCTCATGAACGACGGGCTTGGATCGATGGATCTCCCTCACATTCATCCCGGTAAACTCTTTCACTGCACGGCGCATGCTTTGCACATTGGTGAACCCGCACGACGTCGCTATTTCTGAATAGGTGATCCTTTGGGCGCCAGCCTGAAGGAGGAGCTCGAGGGCTTTGCGCGTTCTCAACGCGCGTATCCGCTCACCCAGGTGGAGTTCTTCATTCTCGAAGAAGTAGAACAGAGAGCGACGGGAGAGGTTGAACCTTCCAGCGACCATTGCCACATCCAGATTGGGGTTGTCGTAACTGGCTTCAAGGTATTTCTTCACGGCCCGACTTAGGGCCGGTTTCTGCGCCTCATCGTCGATCGGTGTTTCGAGCAGGGAGCCCACCAGGGTTGCCATCACGGATCGGAGGATGTCTGCTGTTCCCGATGCCTCCCGGTCGATGCCCGGCCGCTTCCAGCTCATTAGCGCAGGGATCACGAAAGTGCCCACAATTGGGTGCTTTGCGAGGTCAGGCAGACGAAGCAGGGAGCCTAGCGCGGCCTCGCTGATATCCAGGCTGCTGCGGTCGATGTTGAGCTGCAAGGCATGAAAGCCTTCGGGCGCATCGAAACTTCCGCCCAGCGAGGTATCGATGAACCTGACGGAGCCCGGTGATACTGGCTCAGGCACGCCGTTGAGAGAGAGGGTTAGGGCCGGGGCTTTGCGGAAGTAGGCCAGGCGCAGATCCGTGGTGTCGGGATTCGGCGCCCACGAGCCCAATGCAGGGCCGTTGAACATTTCTATGAGGCTGAAGCCTGACCCGGCGAGATTAATCGCTGAAGGATTGAAGGACACAGGAGTCTGGCGTGCCGACTTTTCCAACCGCATTGGGGTTTCGACGGCATTACCGTACCAAGCTCGCCAATGTTCGAACCTTTGTTCTGGCTTGAGCCCCTCCGGCACCGCATATCGGCGCAGGCGGCCGCTGTTCCCGGTAGGGGATTGAGGCATGCCATCCTCCTTTTCACCAGCTGAACCTTCATGGCGGCCATGGGAGTGGCGACTACGTCTTGAGCAAGCGGTTGCGGTGGCTCATAAGGATGGCCAGAAAGGACCTCAGCTGTTGGGTCTATTTTACCTGTGTACGTTGTTGATTGGTGCGTCGATGGCTTTGGTGCCGGCGCCCCACATGACCGGTATGGGCCACCGCCTTGGCCCGGGCGAGTATGCCGTTGGATAGGCAAGGGCTGGGAGAAACGATGCTATTCGCCACTCCACACCCTGGCGTGCCTGTCTTCGACATCTTCGTTGGGATACGTGGTCAAGGAAATGCGGGGTGCAATTGTTCGGCCACGGCGTCACGGAGCGGCCGGGATGTTTGGGCGATGTGCTCCACGTTCTGCAGATCGTCGCTATTTTGCTGTCCGCCTGGATGCAGCCTGGTCGCGAAATCATTGACTCGTTGAGGGGCGAGGGCATATTCGACAGCCAAGATGCTGGCCCCAACCACTCCCGCTTCCGGGCCGGTTTCGGATTGGGTGATATTCAGGTACTGGGTGGCCAACGGCGTTGAGCGTGCATAAACCGTTTCACGGATTCCGGCGATCAGATGTTCTCCGGATTGGGCAAGCGATCCGCCGACGACAATAAGGGAAGGGTTGATGAGGCTCACGCACATGTTGAGCATTTCTCCGATGTCGCGGCCAGCCTGCCGGACGGCTTGAATAGCAGCCAAATCGCCGGAACGAACGAGCGAGACGACGTCGTTTGCGGTGGTTGCTTCGAGTCCGTTTTCTCGGAGCTGGGCGGCGACGGCCGGAGCGCCTGCGATGGCTTCCAGACAGGAGGTCTTGCCACAGCGGCATTGAATTCCTGCCGCCTTGGAAACGGCAATATGACCGACGTCTCCTGCGACTCCTGCCGCGCCTCGCTGCAATATTCCTCCACTGATAACGCCCGAGCCGATGCCGGTGGCGACTTTAAGGAAGATCATGTTGTCCTCGTTGGGCCAGCGTGTAGCCCGCTCGCCGAGGGCCATGATGTTGACATCGTTGTCGACGAGTACAGGAACGTCAAAGGTCTGCTGAACGTAAGCGGGGACATCGAATCCGTCCCATCCCGGCATGATCGGAGGGCTGGTCGGCTTTCCGGTGGAGTGTTCCACGGGACCGGGCAGCCCGATGCCAACAGCGATGATGTCGGTTGCCGGACGCTTCACCGTTTTCAAATGACCCTGCAGCGTCATCGCTAGCCAGTCCAGAACAGCTTCCGGTCCGCAGGAAATCTCAAGTCGTTCAGTTGTTTCCAGGAGAACCCTTCCCGACAGGTCCGTGAGAGCCACGGTCGCGTGTGTGGCGCCGACGTCGGCGGCAGCGACCAGCCTTGCACCGGGGTTGAAGGCTAGTCGCGCCGAGGGGCGGCCTCCAGTGGAAGGCGCATCCGACACCGGTGCAACTAGTCCGAGTTCCAGGAGCGCCTCGAGACGAGAACTGATGGCAGCTCGCCCCAAGCCCGTTATCCCGGCCAGGTCGGCCCTGGTTCGCGGGCGTCCGTCCCGCAGGATGCGCAAAAGTTCGCCGGCGCCGCCGTTGTTCATTTTTCTCCGTTTCGGGGCTCAAAAGAGGTGAGTGATGAGCGCGAGGTCTTGACACATCACGCTCACAGGACCCCGAGGGGACCTTATCTCCACTCAGTGTCAAGGCGCCCACTCGTTCCCGTCCACTCGTCGATGCCCACAGCATCAAAAAGTGCAACTTCCTTGCGCGTTCCGTCGCCAACAGCGTCAAAAGGTGCAGACTTTTGCGGCTGACTGACTAAAGCCACGAGGTGCGTGTCACTGTTTCGGCATGGAAAACGACAGAACCACAACAGCCCCTTCCCGGTTACGGGCCGGGTTCGTCGGTGCCGGGTTCATGGCTGAGGTGCATAGCAGAGCCGCCCGTGCCGCAGGGGCGGAAATCGCCGGTATCGCGTCCTCGAGCCCTGCCAGTGCCGCACGCGTCAAAGACCGTCTGGGCGTCGAGCAGGCTTACGCCTCTGTCCAGGACCTCGTCCAGGACGACAGGATCGACGTCATCCACGTCTGCACCCCGAACGCCACCCACGTCGCACTGGCCGAGGCAGCGCTGAAAGCAGGCAAGCACGTTGTCTGTGAGAAGCCTCTGGCTACCACCGTGCAGGATGCCACCCATCTGGTGGAGCTGGCCGCTACGGCCGGGGCGGTCGCGACCGTTCCCTTCGTCTACCGGTTCCACCCGATGGTCCGGGAAGCCCGGGAACGCATTGCGTCCGGCCAGACGGGACGGATCTCTACTATCCAGGGGTCCTATCTTCAGGACTGGCTGCTGTCCCGGAACGACGATAACTGGCGGGTGGACGCCGGTGTCGGTGGCCCTTCGCGGGCGTTCGCCGACATCGGGTCCCACCTGTGCGATCTCCTCGAATTCGTGAGCGGGGAACGGATAACACGGGTCGGTGCACTGAGCCGCACTCTCTTCTCAGGCCGGGCAAACCACAAGGACATCCAGACGGAGGACCTCGTTGCGGCTGTATTCGCGACTGGGAACGGCACCGTGGGAAATCTGCTGGTCAGCCAGGTTGCGCCTGGGCGGAAGAACCGCCTGATGATCGAGATTTCGGGTTCTGAGAGCACGGTCCAGTTCGACCAGGAGGCGCCGGAGACGTTGTGGCTTGGTAAACGGGCCGGTTCCCAACTGCTTGTCCGCGACCCAGACGCGCTTAGCCCCGAAGCGGCACGGCTCAGTGTCCTACCGGCAGGGCATCCCCAGGGTTATCAGGATGCGTTCAATGCATTTGTCGCCGATACCTATGCCGCAATCAACGGAGACAACCGCGATGGCCTGCCTACCTTCCGTGACGGCCTCAGGTCAGCCGTCCTTACCGAAAGCATCATCGAATCCAGCAAGTGCGGCGAGTGGGTCGACGTCCCAGACGTGAAAGAACTAGAAGGAGTGCAGTAATGAAAATCATCCAGGTAGGCCTCGGCGCATGGGGCGCCCATGGCTTAAGGAAGGCAGTAGGATGATCCGATCTCTCGATCGCGTCAAGCGGTCACGCATCGTAGCGGGCTTGGGAGCCGCGCTCACTGTAACCCTGTTGGCAACCGCATGCACGGGCGGGTCATCAGCACCCAGCGCGGCGGCGGCCAAACCGGCAGAGCTGCGGATGCTCTACACCACCGATGAAGCCAACAGCGC from Arthrobacter globiformis harbors:
- a CDS encoding Gfo/Idh/MocA family protein; this encodes MENDRTTTAPSRLRAGFVGAGFMAEVHSRAARAAGAEIAGIASSSPASAARVKDRLGVEQAYASVQDLVQDDRIDVIHVCTPNATHVALAEAALKAGKHVVCEKPLATTVQDATHLVELAATAGAVATVPFVYRFHPMVREARERIASGQTGRISTIQGSYLQDWLLSRNDDNWRVDAGVGGPSRAFADIGSHLCDLLEFVSGERITRVGALSRTLFSGRANHKDIQTEDLVAAVFATGNGTVGNLLVSQVAPGRKNRLMIEISGSESTVQFDQEAPETLWLGKRAGSQLLVRDPDALSPEAARLSVLPAGHPQGYQDAFNAFVADTYAAINGDNRDGLPTFRDGLRSAVLTESIIESSKCGEWVDVPDVKELEGVQ